A stretch of the Argentina anserina chromosome 6, drPotAnse1.1, whole genome shotgun sequence genome encodes the following:
- the LOC126797736 gene encoding late embryogenesis abundant protein ECP63, protein MASSKQFKEERAEAEARKAALDLKDVNREREYESAGVKMDKDMYGQQRETSHVQQEAKPGVIGSVFRAVTGTLEHAKDAVVGKSHDTAVVARERSEYTTLKAKETTDAAGEKLGECKDAADRPANEAADRAAEKTMEVKDTAAQKAREGAEKARETKESAKGKVGEYSDYTALKAKDDKDAAAEKAKQTKDCVAETASETKDAAMRKAEEYKDYTAQKAKDAKDTTVGKAEEYKNYTAEKAKETADTARDKTKETAEYTGEKSKEGKDTTVSKLGGLMNYLTGKKEDTKQKAAETAETIKDNTRTTAEAAKEKTMETAEDTKQQTKEAAGKTKETLGETEEEARRKMEELRLREKGYEARAMDRDEDRETEAARGTAARGNIFSSLGSVTDAIKSKLTHPTDVVEETRTAREEVPVGAVEKVEIDIKDTRPGAVAAALKMSDQLFGQTFNDPDRMEDEDKVVVERRVVDEAGNVRIDRSGKK, encoded by the exons ATGGCGTCGTCGAAGCAGTTTAAGGAGGAGAGAGCAGAGGCTGAAGCGAGGAAAGCCGCACTTGATCTTAAAGATGTGAACAGAGAAAGAGAGTACGAATCAGCTGGGGTGAAGATGGACAAGGACATGTACGGCCAGCAAAGGGAGACATCTCATGTGCAGCAAGAAGCAAAGCCTGGCGTTATTGGGTCTGTTTTTAGGGCTGTAACCGGCACATTGGAGCATGCCAAGGACGCTGTTGTGGGAAAAAGCCACGACACTGCTGTTGTAGCAAGGGAGCGTTCTGAATACACCACACTTAAGGCGAAGGAAACGACTGACGCGGCTGGGGAGAAGCTGGGAGAATGTAAGGACGCTGCAGATCGGCCGGCGAACGAGGCTGCTGATAGAGCCGCAGAGAAGACGATGGAAGTGAAGGACACTGCTGCTCAGAAGGCCAGGGAGGGGGCAGAGAAGGCGAGAGAGACCAAGGAGTCTGCCAAGGGAAAGGTTGGCGAGTATTCGGATTACACGGCACTAAAAGCTAAAGATGACAAGGATGCCGCGGCGGAGAAGGCTAAGCAGACGAAAGACTGTGTTGCTGAGACTGCAAGTGAGACCAAAGATGCTGCGATGAGGAAGGCTGAAGAGTACAAGGATTACACTGCTCAGAAGGCCAAGGATGCCAAGGACACAACAGTGGGGAAGGCAGAGGAGTACAAGAACTACACGGCAGAAAAGGCAAAAGAGACTGCGGACACAGCAAGAGATAAGACGAAAGAGACAGCGGAGTACACAGGTGAGAAGTCAAAAGAAGGGAAGGACACTACTGTGAGCAAGTTGGGTGGGCTTATGAATTACTTGACTGGTAAGAAAGAAGATACCAAACAGAAGGCTGCAGAGACGGCTGAGACTATCAAAGACAATACTAGAACTACAGCCGAGGCTGCGAAGGAGAAGACCATGGAGACGGCGGAGGATACCAAACAACAGACCAAAGAGGCAGCTGGTAAAACCAAG GAGACATTGGGTGAGACCGAGGAGGAAGCTAGGAGAAAGATGGAGGAGTTGAGGCTTCGGGAGAAAGGATATGAAGCTAGAGCAATGGACCGGGACGAGGACCGTGAGACTGAGGCAGCAAGGGGAACTGCAGCAAGGGGCAACATTTTCAGCTCACTTGGGAGTGTGACTGATGCTATCAAGAGCAAGCTAACTCATCCCACTGATGTGGTGGAGGAAACCCGTACTGCACGTGAGGAGGTACCTGTGGGGGCCGTCGAGAAGGTTGAGATTGACATCAAGGATACACGCCCAGGAGCTGTAGCGGCGGCACTTAAGATGTCTGACCAGTTGTTTGGTCAAACTTTCAACGATCCTGATCGAATGGAAGATGAGGACAAGGTGGTCGTGGAGCGGCGCGTGGTGGATGAAGCCGGAAATGTTCGCATTGACCGTAGTGGTAAGAAGTGA